A window of Burkholderiales bacterium genomic DNA:
CTGGGTGACCAGGGGCGAGAAGTCCTCGCCGCCGATGGCGAAATGGATGTGGGGCGCGCGGCCCGGGTAGGGCACCGGCTTGATGGTGCGGAAGCGGTAGGCGCCGTCCTCTCCCGTGACGAACTGGCCGTAGCCCTGGAAGTTGGGATCGATGGGCCGGTCGCTGCGGTCGTGGGGATGGTGGTAGCGGCCGAAGGCGTTGCACTGCCAGATCTCGATGCGGGCCTTGGGCACGGGCCGCCCGTTCCGGTCCAGGACGCGTCCCACCACGTGCACGATCTCCCCGCTGGCTAAACCCGGGCGGCCGGCGACGGTGACGAGGTCGTTGTCCTTCTCCAGCGGCAAAGTGAGGGGATAGAACGGCCCCCGGGTCTGGCGCGGCGTGGGGATAAGGGCCGCGAGCAGGGCGGGGGAGGCGAAGAGGGCCCCTGCCCCCAGAGCGCCCGCGAGGAAACGGCGCCGCTGGAAGCGGCCCGCGGCTAGAGGGAGGGGCGAGGGTTCAGTAGGCTTGCTTGACACGGAGGTACTCCTCCCGGTTCATGGAAGTCACGGAAATCTCCTTGAGCAGGTTGCCCTGGAGCACCTGCAGTTTCACCGCGGTGCCGGCGGGCCCTTTGGCCCACAGCTTGCGATAGAAGTCGGCCTGGTTCTCCAGCGGATTCCCGTCGAGCCCGGTCACGATGTCGTTGGGCCGGATGCCGGCCCGGTCGGCGGGACCTTCGGGCGCGACCCGCACCACGAACAGCCGCCCTTGGACCTCTTCGGTGGACAGCCCCAGCCAGGGCCTGGGGGGCCCGGTGCGCCGGCCGTCGTCCAGCAGGTCGGCCAGGATCGGTTTCAAGATGTCGACGGGCACGAACATGTTGCCGGGAAAGCGCACCCCCGGCTCGACGGCGTCGGGCACCAGCAGGGAGCCGATGCCCAATAGCCGCCCGTCCTGCCCGATCAGGGCGGCCCCGCCCCAGTTGAGCACGGGGGGCACGGTGAAGATGGCGTTCTCCAGCAGGTATTCCCAGGCGCCAGTGAACTGGCGCCGGGAAACCACCATTCCTACCGCTGTGGCGGAGGGTCCGCCGAAGCCCGCGATCAGCACCTCGTCCCGGACTTTAAGCTGGCTGGCGTCGCCTAACTCGATGGGGGGCACGCTCACGGGCGTGACGGTGCGCGCCAGCCCGAAACCCGTCGCGTGGTCGTAGGCGATCAGAGTGGCGGCGTGGGTCTTGCCGGTGGAATCGGTGACCTCGATGCTGTCGGCTTCCAGCACCAGGTAGCCGATGGTGAGCACCAGGCCGTTCGGATCGATCACCACGCCGCTTCCTTCCCGACTATGCCCGAGGTAAGGCGCGGTGCGGGCGTCGGGTAGCGCCTTGGTTTTCACTCGCACCACCGCCGCCAGGGGATTGGGACCGTCGGCGCTGCCGTTGGCCTCGGCCGCTTCTGCGGCGGGAGAAAAGGAAAGGCTCGCCCAGAA
This region includes:
- the pcxB gene encoding protocatechuate 3,4-dioxygenase subunit beta, with translation MSSKPTEPSPLPLAAGRFQRRRFLAGALGAGALFASPALLAALIPTPRQTRGPFYPLTLPLEKDNDLVTVAGRPGLASGEIVHVVGRVLDRNGRPVPKARIEIWQCNAFGRYHHPHDRSDRPIDPNFQGYGQFVTGEDGAYRFRTIKPVPYPGRAPHIHFAIGGEDFSPLVTQMYVAGAPENERDFILNAIRDPKARASLIVAFDARAETGEPVGVFDIVLDRDGPFEKRG
- a CDS encoding signal protein PDZ, with protein sequence MTAPRRPARRSGLGIAVLALFWASLSFSPAAEAAEANGSADGPNPLAAVVRVKTKALPDARTAPYLGHSREGSGVVIDPNGLVLTIGYLVLEADSIEVTDSTGKTHAATLIAYDHATGFGLARTVTPVSVPPIELGDASQLKVRDEVLIAGFGGPSATAVGMVVSRRQFTGAWEYLLENAIFTVPPVLNWGGAALIGQDGRLLGIGSLLVPDAVEPGVRFPGNMFVPVDILKPILADLLDDGRRTGPPRPWLGLSTEEVQGRLFVVRVAPEGPADRAGIRPNDIVTGLDGNPLENQADFYRKLWAKGPAGTAVKLQVLQGNLLKEISVTSMNREEYLRVKQAY